In Pyxicephalus adspersus chromosome 12, UCB_Pads_2.0, whole genome shotgun sequence, a genomic segment contains:
- the RPS27 gene encoding small ribosomal subunit protein eS27: MAAVFLQDVTSGSFPYIAALASGLPPFLRRPRPGNMPLAKDLLHPSPEEEKRKHKKKRLVQSPNSYFMDVKCPGCYKITTVFSHAQTVVLCVGCSTVLCQPTGGKARLTEGCSFRRKQH; the protein is encoded by the exons ATGGCCGCCGTGTTCCTCCAAGACGTCACTTCCGGCTCCTTTCCTTATATTGCAGCCTTGGCTTCCGGTCTGCCTCCTTTTCTGCGGCGGCCTCGACCTGGGAACATGCCT CTCGCTAAAGACCTTCTGCACCCCTCTCCcgaggaggagaagaggaaacACAAGAAGAAGCGCCTGGTACAGAGCCCCAACTCCTACTTCATGGACGTCAAGTGCCCAG GATGCTACAAGATCACCACCGTGTTCAGCCACGCCCAGACCGTGGTGTTGTGCGTCGGCTGCTCCACTGTCCTCTGTCAGCCAACTGGTGGCAAAGCCCGACTTACAGAGG GTTGCTCTTTCAGGAGGAAGCAGCACTAA
- the RAB13 gene encoding ras-related protein Rab-13, which produces MLSCKLCTPSPHPHPPSSPSNMAKSYDHLFKLLLIGDSGVGKTCLIVRFSEDSFNNTYISTIGIDFKIRTTEIQGKKIKLQVWDTAGQERFKTITTAYYRGAMGIILVYDITDERSFENIQNWMKSIKENAAPGVERMLLGNKCDMESRRKVPKERGEKLAKEHGIRFFETSAKSSQNVDESFNALATDILMNMTRRAAHGMKDPLDLKNSSKKGSSKCALI; this is translated from the exons ATGCTGAGTTGTAAGTTatgtaccccctccccccatccccaCCCTCCTTCCTCTCCCTCAAACATGGCGAAGTCCTACGACCATCTCTTCAAACTTCTCCTGATTGGGGACAGCGGGGTGGGGAAGACCTGCCTGATCGTCCGCTTCTCCGAGGACAGCTTCAATAATACCTACATCTCCACCATAG GGATCGACTTTAAAATTCGAACCACAGAGATCCAGGGGAAGAAGATCAAGCTGCAGGTTTG GGACACAGCCGGCCAGGAGAGATTCAAAACCATCACTACGGCGTATTACCGGGGCGCCATG GGGATCATCCTGGTCTATGACATCACAGACGAGCGATCGTTCGAAAATATTCAGAATTGGATGAAGAGCATTAAAGAG AATGCGGCCCCGGGGGTGGAGCGGATGCTTCTGGGTAACAAGTGTGACATGGAGAGCCGGAGGAAAGTCCCGAAGGAAAGAGGGGAAAAG CTCGCCAAGGAACACGGGATCCGATTCTTTGAGACCAGCGCCAAGTCCAGCCAGAACGTGGATGAG TCCTTCAATGCTCTGGCCACAGATATCCTGATGAATATGACACGGAGGGCG GCCCACGGCATGAAGGACCCCCTGGATTTAAAGAACTCCTCCAAGAAGGGGAGCAGCAAATGTGCACTGATATAA